One Rhododendron vialii isolate Sample 1 chromosome 2a, ASM3025357v1 genomic region harbors:
- the LOC131309832 gene encoding nuclear transcription factor Y subunit C-9-like, whose amino-acid sequence MDQQGHGQSQVTGVPGSSAQMPYNMAPYQAHQMMRPSASTSAGSIQSPQSAGLPASTAQLAQHQLAYQQIHQQQQQQLQQQLHGFWANQFQDIEQTTDFKNHSLPLARIKKIMKADEDVRMISAEAPVVFARACEMFILELTLRSWNHTEENKRRTLQKNDIAAAITKTEIFDFLVDIVPREDLKDEVLASIPRGSLPVGGPTEGLPYYYMPPQHAPQVGAPGMFMGQPVDQARYQQMWPHQQQPPDS is encoded by the coding sequence ATGGATCAACAAGGCCACGGGCAGTCCCAAGTAACTGGGGTGCCAGGTAGCTCAGCTCAGATGCCATATAACATGGCCCCATATCAAGCTCACCAAATGATGAGGCCCTCTGCCTCTACATCTGCCGGATCAATTCAATCTCCTCAATCCGCTGGTCTCCCTGCCTCTACTGCTCAGCTCGCGCAGCACCAACTCGCTTATCAGCAAATCcaccagcagcagcaacagcaacTGCAGCAACAACTCCATGGTTTCTGGGCAAACCAGTTCCAAGACATTGAGCAAACAACTGACTTCAAAAACCATAGCCTGCCATTGGCTAGGATTAAAAAGATAATGAAAGCGGATGAAGATGTAAGGATGATATCCGCTGAGGCTCCAGTCGTGTTTGCTAGGGCATGTGAGATGTTCATTCTGGAGTTGACTTTAAGGTCTTGGAATCACACAGAGGAGAACAAAAGGAGGACACTTCAGAAGAACGATATCGCGGCGGCTATCACAAAAACTGAGATATTTGATTTCTTGGTGGATATCGTGCCTAGGGAGGATTTGAAGGACGAGGTGCTTGCTTCGATCCCAAGAGGGTCCCTTCCTGTTGGGGGCCCCACTGAGGGACTTCCTTACTATTATATGCCACCTCAGCATGCTCCACAGGTTGGAGCTCCCGGGATGTTCATGGGTCAGCCTGTTGATCAAGCCCGGTATCAGCAGATGTGGCCACACCAGCAGCAACCACCAGACTCTTGA